The Triticum urartu cultivar G1812 chromosome 5, Tu2.1, whole genome shotgun sequence genome contains the following window.
TCCCCCAGCAGGCGAGGGAGCTGGCGGACAGGGTCATCCGCGCGCAGCCGGAGTCCGTGTTCGTCGCCGGCCCGCAGCAGCAGCGCCGCGTCGCCGACATGTGAGCGACGATCTCGAGCGTGCCGTGTGCAGTTCGTGGAGCTGCATGCATGAGTGTACATGTGACGGGAATAAATAGCTAGCACGTACGGTACTGCCTACTACAGTACTACGTGCGTGTAGCAGAGGAGAGGAGAGACGATGCTCTGTGTACGGGATGTGCATGCTTGTGTTCGTGTGCgtttatgcatgcatgcacgtGAGTTTTCTATGTATGTATAGTACGTGAGTTTTCCGGTAATAAAAGACGTGACCTTGCCCGTCGGCTCGTTGGAACATGTCGGTGAAAATTGCACTTTTACTCCTACAGTGACGTGCACATATATCGATCGAGTGAGTGAAGTTTATTTTAAATCTGAGGTTGTAGAGCATGTCATGAATGAACCTTGACGTCCAAATCCCTGAATTGATACCCTGACTTCTTCAATCCCGGTCATTTTTGACTTTTAGGCCGTATCCAAACAGAAAAGGCCGGGATGAGTGAATTGTGCAACACATGTTTTGGGGGCCCACCTACCAGCATGAGAAAGAAATAAGAAAATATTAAATATTTAAATTTTAAACCAAAGAACTCTGGGTTTGAGTTGTGCACGTCCTAAGCCTGCGCTGGTGCATGCGCACATTGCTGCGTCGCCGAACCTGGCTGTGGCACTGCGAATGGAGCAAGCCGCGACAGGGATCATGGAGACGTGCCTGAGCGCGGCTACCCGTGTGTGGCCTAATGTCGTTGTTGACTAGGCCCCGATCGCTCCACGACGACTATTTTCCGGCGGTCGAATGCGTACATACACTGGCGAAGTAGTATGACATGTGATGTGGATTGCTTTCCGGCGAGAGGTGCAAATACATAAGCCACACATGATCGATTCTTTCAGGAGAAAACACTAACATACGTAGCAAGCTGGCTACCAAAGCCTGCTGTATTGATCCTGAGGCTAGCTAGTTGATTAATGGCGCAATATTTTCGTTTTGCCAGGTAGCTAGCTATGCACGTAGAGCAAACTACCACTCGACAATCTTTGACTGATCTGACGTAGCCGCTGATCCGCCAAGTACCGGCGTCCTCCGGTCCTTGAGTCACCGTCACCGACGAGTGCTCCACTGGCAGCCCCACGTCGCCGCGCAGGGATGGAGGAGCAGCAGCAGTCAACAGCGAGGTGGCCTGCGGGTTTAAAGCAGCTGGACGGGCGGCCAGTGAAGGCGGTCATCAGCGCAGACCGTGGAGGCGCGGTCGTCGGCCGTGCATGCCCTGCGCATGcttgggaggaaggagaagggagacaaaggaggaaagagaagaaggcggcggcgctgTGGTGTCCTCGCCGGCGACGGTGAGCCGTGCCTGCGTGGGGCAGTGATCGAGCGCGAGCTCGCCAGGGGCACGGGCGGGGTCGAACGTCTCTGGCGGCGGCTCCCGAGAAGGTGATAGTTGATTTTGATCATGAAGTTGGCACTGGACTTTGGAATTGATTCTGGACCCCCACCTGCTCAGGACGCCCCGCCTGCTCAGGACGATCCCATTACGGATTTTCTGGAGGGGGACACGCTTGACCCAGCGCAAAAACGGGAATTCAGGATCGAACAGGAACGGGAGGAAGGAGATGGACTAGGTAGGGGAATTTTTTTAGGTATGGAGAGGCTAGTCAATAACTTGGTCAAAGACAGCAATCCCGGTCCGTGAATACAACGTCATCAAATCCACTCCTTAAACTGCCCGAAGGTTTATTTAGACCGGGATCGATAAGGTTAGGGTATCAATTTTAGGAATTCAAACGTCAAGGTTCATCTACGTCGTATTCTACAATATTAAGGTTTAAAACAGACTTCACTCCGATCGAGTAATTGACAAAAACAAGACTTGTCACGTACCGGAACGGAAGAACCGGAGCACAGGCCAAGCGATCGACCTGAGTCACGATCCTCTCGCCAGCCACTTTCCAGCCGGAGTCAGGACAGTTACTAGTAGGCCGAGCGAAGCACGGGGAGTGACCACCAGCAGAGCAGTTCACAGACAGCAAGCAAGCAAGCACGCGGATCGATCGGGAGCGGCGGCGATGGACGACGACTTCGGCTGCGTGATCGGCGTCGCGGGGAGGGGAGAATTCGCGGTGGTGGCGTCCGGAACCCCCATCGTGCACCTCGACGCCCACAGGCTTCTCGCCATCTCCGGCAGCCACCAGAACCGGTAACGACTGAGCGAGCTAGATCCAATCCACCTCCACCCGCCGCCTCGCTCGATCCCGGCCACCTTCCATTCCATGGCTTCTGACCTCAGCTTCCCGCCCGTGTTTTGCTTTGGCAGCGCAAGGTTCGCGAGGACGATGTGCCGCAGATGGAAGGGGCTGACCGGGGTGCCGTACCCCGACACCGCCACGGTCGCCTACCTCGCGCGCGAGCTGCTCGACCGCGGCCACTCCGTCGAGGCCCTGGTCGTGGGCTACAACCAGGCCCAGCCCCACGGGGCGGTGAGCTGCCTCGGCCCCGCGCTCCCGCGCGGCCAGTTCCTGTTCGGGGCCGCGGGCCGGGGAGCGGAGGCCTGCAGGGCGGTGCTGCGCCGGGGCTACCGCGACACCATGTCGTCCAGCGACGTGATCGAGCTCGTGGAGAGTTGCATCGCGGAGATCCGCCGGCTCGGGGTTCCCGGGGCTGCCGGCGAGTTTGCGGTCCAGTATGTTGACAGATGGGGAGCGGCGCCCGTGGGAAGGGAGGTCAGGGAGACAATGACTATCTATCGACAGATGtgttgaaatatgagatgggccTAGAGCCCATATGACAATTTCAGATTTGATCTTTAAGGGCCCATGTAGGTGGCATGATAATGTGGTGAAAAGTTTAGTCCCATCCCGGAAGTGGAAGGAGagttggagtggtttataagggattcttcctcatgctattggagcttgagaagagatgAGGCCCTCGCGCACCCCTCCTCCGCTcacctcgccacgccacgccacgccatgCACTCCTCATACCTAATTTGTGTAGGAGTTTTTCGAATTCTGGTTTTGCTGCTGCACTAAAACCGTCGCCGTTTACGGGGACGTACTTTAAGCGTTGGCAGACTAAAACCACCTTATGACTCACTGCCATGAAGTGTTCTGGCTCGCCGGTGTGACTCCCACAGGAACGATCGCTCCTGATCAGGAGAAGGCGTTCAAGGAGGCCACTGTCGTGTTCCTCGTGGCAGTTCTGAGCGTGATTGGAGATAAGATGGTTGATGCATATTTGCATGTGCGGTCTGCCAAGGACTTGTGGGAGGCGCTCGAATCTAAGTTCGGGGCTGCCGATGCAGGGAGCGAGATGTATATTATAGAGCAGTTCCATGATTACAAGATGGTTGAAAACCGTCCTGTAttggagcaggctcatgagataatatgcattgttaaggagcttgagcttcttaAGTGTGAGTTACCGGGCAAGTTTGTCGCGGGCTGCATAATCGCTAAGCTTCCCAATTCCTGGAGGAACTTTGCCACCACTATGAAACATCAGAGGCGTGAATTCTCTGTGGAGGATGTCATTGGCCATCTGAGTGTTGAGCAGAATTCAAGGGCAAAGGACTCGCACGGAAAAGGAGTCGAAGGAACTTCTGTGGCCAACATGGTGCATCAGAAGAACTCCAATTCCCACAAGTCCAAGGGAAAGAACGGTGTCCAACAGAGTGCCGactttaagaagaagggtaagaagaccttcaagaagaacaagaaggatgagGGCTGCTTTACTTATGGTTCGCTCGAACATTGGGCCAACAAGTGCCCAAAGAAGTATAAGAAGTAAGGACAGGACTCCAAGTCCGTCAATATGATTGTGAGCAACAATGAGGGTGGtgcatctgggtatggtaatttATTTGCTGTATTTTCAGTTTGGccgtccaccgattggtgggtcgacacaggtgcaggtgttcatgtgtgtgctgacatttcattgttttcttcttaccaggccaCAGGTCACGGGTCCAtactgaacgtgtgccaagaactcggaggtgccggagtaacggtgcttggatcggttggaacgggaagacgtacgactacttcctctacgtcgcgtcaacgcttccgcttcggtctacgagggtacgtagacaacactctcccctctcgttgctatgcatcatcatgatcttgcatgtgcataggaatttttttgaaattactatgttccccaacagttagATACGccgggtttatccaaggcatggtggggggaggctatAATGACATCctgtcatgtcctgaataaagttccgaCAAAGGATAACGAGACCACTCCTTACGAGAAGTGGACCAAGAGAAGGACAACACTCTCGTACTTACGGACCTGTGGCTGCTTGGCGAAAGTTAATGTGCCGATCCCCAAAAAGCGTAAccttggaccaaagactgtggactgtgttaatttgggctacgctattggctatagatttctagtagtgaaatcAGAGGTACCTAACATGAAAGTCGGTACAAATATGGAGTCTAAAgatgctacattctttgaggaCATTTTTCCCATGAGAGATGTACAAAGCACTTCTTGACAGGAATCTGAGgagactcctgaacctgccaTTCCGATGGAATATTATAATCAAACACATGATGAAAATCCTGAGGAGGATAATGAGGAATCCCTTGGTAggggcaagagacaaaggactgtaaagacctttggtgatgatttcttcaTATACCTCGTGGAGGATAATCCCACTTCTATTTCAGAAGCGTACGCATCTCCAgaagctgactactggaaggatgcggtccgtagcgagatggattccatcatggctaacggGACTTGGGAGCTTACTGAACGTCCTTATGGTTGCAAACCATTGGGATgcaagtgggtgttcaagaagaagcttaggcccgatggtacgatagaaaagtacaaggctaggcttgtggccaagggctacgcccagaaagaagaagaagatttcttcgacacttattcacctgtggccagactgaccaccattcgagtattactctcgttggcggcctcgcatggtcttctcattcatcagatggatgttaagacggctttcctgaacggagagctaaaggaggaaatctatatgcaacagcctgatggctttgtgatggatggtcaggaaggaaaggtgtgtaagttggtgaaatctttgtatggcctgagacaagcgcctaagcaatggcatgacAAGTTTAATGAAATGTTGACATCTGTTGGCTTTGTTGTTAAtgaggctgacaaatgtgtatactatcgctatggtgggggcgaaggagttatactgtgtttgtatgttgatgacatactgatatttggGACTAATCTCAAGTTGATCGAGGAGGTTAAGTCTTTCCTATctcagaactttgagatgaaggaccttggagtggctgatgttatcttgaacatcaagctattgagagatgatgagggtgggattacacttttgcaatcccattatgttgagaaggtgttgagtcgttttggatattcggactgcaaaccatctcaaacaccatatgattctAGTGTGCTGATTCGAAAGTCTAAAGGCACAGCTAtagatcaattgagatactctCAGATTGTTGGTTCACTACAGTATCTAGCGAGCGCAACGAGGCCTGACATCGCATTTGCTATTAGCAAACTGAGCCGATTTGTTTCCAAACCGGGTGATGTACATTGGCGTGctcttgagagagttatgcgctatctgaaaggtactatgaactatggacttcactataccggatacccgtcggtacttgaagggtatagtgatgcgaattggatctctgatgctgatgagatgaaggccacaactgggtatatatttactcttggaggtggtgctgtttcctggaagtcttgcaagcaaacgatcttaacaagatcgacaatggaagcagaattaaCAGCATTAGACACATCGGGTGGCGAAGCAGAATGGCTTCGAGATCTGTTGATGGACTTGCCAGTGGTTGAGAAGCCGGTTCCGGCcatccttatgaactgtgacaatcaaACAGTTATTGTCAAGgtgaagagttcaaaggacaacatgaagtccaacaaacacataagaatgagattgaaagctgtcagaaaattgaggaactccggagtgatagcgttggattatattcaaacggctaagaatctggcagatccctttacTAAAGGGCTATCACGTGTTGTGATAAGATAACGCATcaagggagatgggtatgagacccacatgagttgccatggtagtaacccaacctatgtgaacggagatcccgtgaagtaggacctgggaaaacaagcCAGTGGTGAACTGAGGAGAGTAACTTTACTAACACACTCCGTTAGAGATGCAATACTCTCGGAAACTATATGGAAGGATGACTActgtcttaatgtgttccaaggcTTATATGCATAAGCAAGATGCTATCCTATAGagcgatctttggaggaacacacctatatgagcccgactgctggtcacagtctatgagattggggtgATCTCTAGCAAGCTCATGAACAGGCCAGGAGTGTGACTAATATGCTCCACCCGAGGGGTCGGCCTTCGGCAGCCTCGTATCAGTGAGACTTGTGGTGAAACTTCTTgacgccaaactgacaattcaaggcatagtccattgttcagttgtgaaggagTGTAACTACTTGGTCTAGGTGGAGCTCAACCTTAATCGGTCTCCACTGAGATGCTGGTATATCAAAACAGCGTTTAGAACAAAGGACAAACTGGGCCCctgagatctggtgggggattgttgaaatatgagatgggccTAGAGCCCATATGACAATTTCAGATTTGATCTCTAAGGGCCTATGTAGGTGGCATGACAaggtggtgggaagtttagtcccaccccggaagtgtaaggagagttggagtggtttataagggattctcttcctgatgctattggagcttgagaagagatgaggccctcgcgcactcctcctccttcGCTCGCCTcaccacgccacgcctcgtcacgacgtgCCGCGAGTTGCGGGATTGAGTCGAGCCGAGCTCACTCCTATGCGCTTCTTTTTGCCGGTTAGGAACGGAGAGTCTTTGACAGGTGGGGCCATGATCTGAGACGTCGGATCATGGGCTACCGACTTGGACGTGGGTTCagcccacgtctctccacgcgCAGCCGCACATATATATGTGGGGCGCTGCCAACCCTAGCCACCACAGAAACAGAACGCATCTCCGCCTCCACGCCCGCGTCGTTCCTCTGCTGCTTCTGCCGCCGGCGACTCCGTCCCGTTCACCGCGTACACGGTTGACAGGAGAGCAGGTCTCCGAACCCCCGCCTCTCTGGATCCTCTAAGGGAGAGGGGCGATTAGGTTTTTTGGTAGCGACTACGCGATTGCTCGGTTATGTTCATCTACGTCCACATCAccttcgtcatcaccatgtcGACCGACGCTGACCGTGCCGCCGCTGAGAAGGCCGAGGCCGACAAGAAGGCCACCGAGGATGCCGCGGCtatcgccgccgccaccgccgccgcatgGCCGATTGGAGGGTATACATCGTTTATCCCTCTCATCTTTCTTTCTGTTGTAGCAGTACTAGCGATGTGCGTAGATGTTTCTACTATATGCGTAGTACATGCTCTGTTAGATCGTAACCAGTGTGTTATCAATACTGTCAATGTCATGCTCATGATTTATTCATGGATTAATTTAATAAGAAAATTGCCTATTTTCTTATCAATCCAAAAACCTAATTTGTGTAGGAGTTTTTCGAATTCTGGTTTTGCTGCTGCACTGAAACCGTCGCCGTTTACGGGGACGTACTTTAAGCATTGGCAGACTAAAACCACCTTATGGCTCATTGCCATGAACGTGTTCTGGGTCGCCGGTGTGACTCCCACAGGAACGATCGCTCCTGATCAGGAGAAGGCGTTCAAGGAGGCCACTATCGTGTTCCTCGGGGCAGTTCTGAGCGTGATTGGAGATAAGCTGGTTGACGCATATTTGCATGTGCGGTCTGCCAAGGACTTGTGGGAGGCGCCCGAATCTAAGTTCGGGGCTGCCGATGCAGGGAGCGAGATGTATATTATAGAGCAGTTCCATGATTACAAGATGGTTGAAAACCGTCCTGTAttggagcaggctcatgagataatatgcattgttaaggagcttgagcttcttaAGTGCGAGTTACCGGGCAAGTTTGTCGTGGGCTGCATAATCGCTAAGCTTCCCAATTCCTGGAGGAACTTTGCCACCACTCTGAAACATCAGAGGCGTGAATTCTCTGTGGAGGATGTCATTGGCCATCTGAGTGTTGAGCAGAATTCAAGGGCAAAGGACTCGCACGGAAAAGGGGTCGAAGGAACTTCTGTGGCCAACATGGTGCATCATAAGAACTCCAATTCCCACAAAACCAAGGGAAAGAACGGTGTCCAACAGAGTGCCGactttaagaagaagggtaagaagaccttAAAGTAGAACAAGAAGGATGagggctgctttacttgtggttcgcTTGAATATTGGGCCAACAAGTGCCCAAAGAAGTATAAGAAGCAAGGACAGGACTCCAAGCCTGTCAATATGATTGTGAGCAACAATGCGGGTGGTGCATCTGGGTACGGTAATTTATTTGCTGTATTTTCAGTTTGGccgtccaccgattggtgggtcgacacaggtgcaggtgttcatgtgtgtgctgacatttcattgttttcttcttaccaggccaCAGGTCACGGGTCCGTACTGATGGGGAATGGCGTGAGTGCTTCTGTTcttggtgttggcacggtcgatctgaagtttacttcgggaaggatcgtgtagctgaagaacgtgcagcatgtccccgccatcaagaagaacctcgttagtggctcccttctatgtagaGAAGGGTTTAAGTTGGTATTTGAGTCTAATATATTAGTTGTTATGAAATATGGACTATTTGTTGGAAAGGATTATGAATGCGGAGGCATGTTCCGCCTTTCTCTTGCAGATCTATGCAATAAAGTCGTGAACAATATTCATTTGAGTGTTAATGAATCTGAAGtatggcattcacgtctttgtcacattAGTTTCGGTGTTATGACGCGGCTAGCAAAATCGAATTTAATCCCGAGTTTCACTTtagccaaaggttctaagtgccATTCGTGTGTGCAatctaagcaacctcgcaagcctCACAAGGCAGCAGAGGAGAGACACTTGGCGCCACTGgaactcatacattctgatctttgtgagatgaatggtgtgttgactaaaggtggaaagaaatatttcatgactttgatagatgattccactagatattgctatgtgtatctgttaaatactaaagatgaggctctacactacttcaaaatctataaggcagaagttgagaatcaacttgaaaataaaattaaacgagtccggtcagatcgtggtggagagtacttctcgaaagagtttgatgccttttgtgcggaacatggcaTTATTCACAAGAGGACACCTCCttactcaccccagtcaaacggggttgccgagcggaaaaaccgtactctaactgatttggttaacaccatgttagtgaaggaaatatgccctagaggcaataataaagttattatttatttccttatatcatgataaatgtttattattcatgctagaattgtattaaccggaaacataatacatgtgtgaatacatagacaaacagagtgtcactagtatgcctctacttgactagctcgttaatcaaagatggttatgtttcctaaccatggacaaagagttgttatttgattaacgggatcacatcattaggtgaatgatctgattgacatgaaccattccattagcttagcacccgatcgtttagtatgttgctattgctttcttcatgacttatacatgttcgtatgactatgagattatgcaactcccgtttgccggaggaacactttgtgtgctaccaaacgtcgcaacgtaactgggtgattataaaggtgctctacaggtgtctccaaaggtacatgttgggttggcgtatttcgagattaggatttgtcactccgattgtcggagaggtatctctgggccctctcggtaatgcacatcacataagacttgcaagcattgcaactaatgagttagttgtgagatgatgtattatggaacgagtaaagagacttgccggtaacgagattgaactaggtattgagataccgacgatcgaatctcgggcaagtaacataccgatgacaaagggaacaacgtatgttgttatgcggtctgaccgataaagatcttcgtagaatatgtaggaaccaatatgagcatccaggttccgctattggttattgaccggagacatgtctcggtcatgtctacattgttctcgaaccgtagggtccgcacgcttaacgttacgatgacaatttcattatgagtttatgtattttgatgtaccgaaggttgttcgtagtcccggatgagatcggggacatgacgaggagcctcgaaatggttgagacataaagatcgatatattggacgactatattcggacatcggaaaggttccgagtggttcgggtattttttcggagtaccggggagttacgggaatacgggagaagaagaatatgggccttattgggctttaggggagaaggagaggcaggccgcgcgcccccccaacgcctagtccgaattggactagggggaggggctgcgccccctccttccttctcttccctcttccccttccttctctcctactcctactacatggaaggactcctagttggactaggaaaggggaatcctactcccgatgggagtaggactcccctagggcgcgccatagagagggccggccctcccctcctccactcctttatatacgggggcagggggcaccccatagacacacaagttgatcttcgtgatcgttccttagccgtgtgcggtgcctcacccaccatattccacctcggtcatattgtagcggtgcttaggtgaagccctgcgacgattgaacatcaagatcgtcaccacaccgtcgtgctgacggaactcctccccgaagctttgctggatcggagcccggggtgcgtcatcgagctgaacgtgtgccaagaactcggaggtgccggagtaatggtgcttggatcggatggaacgggaagacgtacgactacttcctctacgttgcgtcaacgcttccgcttcggtctatgagggtacgtagacaacactctcccctctcgttgctatgcatcaccatgatcttgcgtgtgcgtaggaatttttttgaaattactacgttccccaacagtggtatcagagcctaggttttatggtttgatgttatatgcacgagtagaacacaagtgagttgtgggcgatataagtcatactgcttaccagcatgtcatactttggttcggcggtattgttggatgaagcggcccggaccgacattacgcgtacgcttacgcgagactggttctaccgccgtgctttgcacacaggtggctggcgggtgtcagtttctccaactttagttgaaccgagtgtggctatgcccggtccttgcgaaggttaaaacagcaccaacttgacaaactatcgttgtggttttgatgcgtaggtaagattggttcttacttaagcccgtagcagccacgtaaaacttgcaacaacaaagtagaggacgtctaacttgtttttgcagggcatgttgtgatgtgatatggtcaaggcatgatgctaaattttattgtatgagatgatcatgttttgtaaccaagttatcggcaactggcaggagccatatggttgtcgctttattgtatgcaatgcaatcgccctgtaatgctttactttatcactaagcggtagcgatagtcgtagaagcataagattggcgagacgacaacgatgctacgatggagatcaaggtgtcgcgtcggtgatgttggtgatcatgacggtgcttcggagatggagatcacaagcacaaaatgatgatggccatatcatatcacttatattgattgcatgtgatgtttatcttttatgcatcttatcttgctttgattgacggtagcattataagatgatctctcactaaattttaagataaaaagtgttctccctgagtatgcaccgttgccaaagttcgtcgtgcccagaca
Protein-coding sequences here:
- the LOC125507429 gene encoding uncharacterized protein LOC125507429 codes for the protein MDDDFGCVIGVAGRGEFAVVASGTPIVHLDAHRLLAISGSHQNRARFARTMCRRWKGLTGVPYPDTATVAYLARELLDRGHSVEALVVGYNQAQPHGAVSCLGPALPRGQFLFGAAGRGAEACRAVLRRGYRDTMSSSDVIELVESCIAEIRRLGVPGAAGEFAVQYVDRWGAAPVGREVRETMTIYRQMALEVLKSHGLALNPILHEDHIACVFDRDCRPAPF